The Mycolicibacterium flavescens genomic interval TCTCGTCGCGCTCACTGAGCTGCCCGACGAGTTCGGCGAGCGTCGTTCCCGGCTGAAGCCGAATCGTCTCCCCATCGTTACCGGCGGCGGCCCGTGCGGCCGCGAAATAGCGGACGTTCACCGCAACCGTGGTCGTTGTCGTCGTCATTGCTTCCTTTGACTCATCCGCCGATCGCGCTCATCGGCCGATCGGGTTGTACGAAGTTCGGATCGTTGATTCCGTGGCCCGCCGCTTTCGCCCACATCGCCAGACGCCACGCGGCCTCGAGGGCGGCGTCGTCGGCGCCCGCGCGCATAAGGTGTCGCAGGTCGGTCTCTTGCTGCGCGAACAGGCAGTTGCGGACCTGGCCGTCGGCGGTCAGCCGGGTGCGATCGCAGGCGGAGCAGAACGCGTGTGACACCGAGGCGATGATGCCGACCTTGCCCACGCCGCCGTCGACGCGCCACAACTCGGCCGGCGCCGACCCGCGCGGGGCGGTGTCCGGGGTGAGGTCGAAATGCTGCTGCAGCGCGGCGAGAACGTCGTCGGCGGAGATCGCCTTGCCGCGTTGCCACGAGTGGCCGGCGTCCAACGGCATCTGCTCGATGATGCGTAGCTGGTAGCCGTGGTCGAGGCAGAAGCGCAGCAGCCCGACCGCGTCGTCAAGGCCGGTGACCGGGTCGAGGACGGCGTTGACCTTCACAGGGTCCAGGCCCGCCGTCTTCGCGGCCCGCAGACCGGCCAGCACATCGGGGAGCCGGTCCCGGCGGGTGATGGCGGCGAATCGCGCGGCGTCGACGGTATCCAGCGAGACGTTGATGCGGTCCAGCCCGGCCTGCCTGAGCCGTTCGGCCCGCTTGTCGAGGCCGATGCCGTTGGTAGTCAGCGTGATCTCCGGCCGGGGGCTCAGCGCAGTCGTCGCGGCGATGACGTCCTCGAGGTGGCGCGCGACCAGAGGCTCGCCACCGGTGAAGCGCACGCT includes:
- a CDS encoding molybdopterin converting factor, small subunit — translated: MTTTTTTVAVNVRYFAAARAAAGNDGETIRLQPGTTLAELVGQLSERDENLAKVLKRCSFLTDGIAVRDDAVALRDAQTVDVLPPFAGG
- the moaA_1 gene encoding molybdenum cofactor biosynthesis protein A; this encodes MTVVHLGVPSAAPSSPAPADGPLIDTFGRIATDLRVSLTDRCNLRCTYCMPAEGLDWLPLERLLRPEELTRLLRIAVTRLGVRSVRFTGGEPLVARHLEDVIAATTALSPRPEITLTTNGIGLDKRAERLRQAGLDRINVSLDTVDAARFAAITRRDRLPDVLAGLRAAKTAGLDPVKVNAVLDPVTGLDDAVGLLRFCLDHGYQLRIIEQMPLDAGHSWQRGKAISADDVLAALQQHFDLTPDTAPRGSAPAELWRVDGGVGKVGIIASVSHAFCSACDRTRLTADGQVRNCLFAQQETDLRHLMRAGADDAALEAAWRLAMWAKAAGHGINDPNFVQPDRPMSAIGG